In Marivirga salinae, a single window of DNA contains:
- a CDS encoding glycosyltransferase, producing the protein MKTNLTSVIVCTYNRQEYLPECLNHLAEQSAEKADYEVLIIDNNSTDNTATIAHEFINSNPDLNAHYFCEMNQGLTFGRNRGIKEAKGEVLSFIDDDAFVEYNFIKEIKSYFDENQDVSAIGGKISPVYEAEEPKWMSKYLLTLVAALDMGNSPKKFKGTKFPIGANMAFRSTVFKKYGLFNTDLGRRGDVLEGGEEKELFLRLKKHKEIIHYVPNVKVDHIIPEKRLTMEYIKGLGIGVGSSEIKRLKRAGTTKWINKILSELIKISATILLFFIYLFKGRFSAASVLIKFRFWVLKGMLKKRIV; encoded by the coding sequence ATGAAAACAAACTTGACATCCGTAATAGTTTGCACCTATAATCGACAAGAATATTTACCAGAATGTTTGAACCATTTAGCTGAGCAGTCGGCTGAAAAAGCAGATTATGAGGTCTTAATTATAGATAATAACAGTACTGATAATACGGCAACAATTGCTCATGAATTTATAAATAGTAATCCTGATTTGAATGCTCATTACTTTTGCGAAATGAATCAAGGGTTAACTTTTGGCCGAAACAGGGGCATTAAAGAGGCAAAAGGAGAAGTATTAAGTTTTATTGATGATGATGCCTTTGTAGAATATAATTTCATCAAGGAAATAAAATCCTATTTTGATGAAAATCAGGACGTGAGCGCTATCGGAGGTAAAATTTCACCGGTTTATGAAGCAGAGGAACCAAAATGGATGTCAAAATATCTTTTAACTTTAGTTGCTGCTTTAGATATGGGAAACTCACCTAAAAAATTTAAAGGTACCAAATTTCCTATCGGAGCCAATATGGCCTTCCGATCAACCGTTTTTAAAAAGTATGGCCTTTTCAATACCGATTTGGGTAGACGAGGAGATGTACTAGAAGGAGGAGAAGAAAAGGAACTGTTCTTAAGGCTCAAAAAACATAAAGAAATAATTCATTATGTACCAAATGTAAAAGTTGATCATATCATACCGGAAAAAAGATTGACAATGGAATACATAAAAGGTTTGGGAATAGGTGTTGGTAGTAGTGAAATAAAAAGACTAAAAAGAGCTGGGACAACCAAATGGATTAATAAAATACTTAGTGAGTTAATTAAAATTTCTGCTACAATACTCTTGTTCTTTATATATTTGTTCAAAGGTAGGTTTTCTGCCGCTTCGGTGTTGATTAAATTTAGATTTTGGGTTCTAAAAGGAATGCTAAAAAAAAGAATAGTTTAA
- a CDS encoding alanine/glycine:cation symporter family protein, with translation MSLKEILVSFGNAMWGTPLLLLLMGGGLFFLLYSRFLPFRYLKHAIQILRGKYDKDQSEGDINHYQALSTALAATVGMGNISGVAVAITMGGPGAIFWMWVSAFVGMATKFFTCTLAVMYRGKDSLGHLQGGPMYVIREGLGKKWQPLAILFCVAGMFGTIPSFQSNQLTAAIGEGLLLPMGIELTFAIKLTIGFILAIIVAMVILGGIKRIGTVAGRMVPMMVGIYVVAVIAILVLNYELVPQYLKLIFVDAFTANSVLGGAVGAIVVAGARRAAFSNEAGIGTAPMAHGAAKTNEPVREGLVAMMGPAIDTIIVCTMTALAILITGIWQDHTEGISGVTLTIKAFDDSLWGGRYLLVLALFIFAITSLFSYSYYGGKCFSYLFGAQHVRWYQYFYIGMVIWGSVASLGAVIGLIDGMYALMAFPTMISAFILAPKVMKAAKVYFAKDDL, from the coding sequence ATGTCTTTAAAAGAAATATTAGTAAGTTTTGGTAATGCAATGTGGGGTACGCCTCTTTTATTATTGTTAATGGGAGGAGGTCTCTTTTTCCTTTTGTATTCGCGTTTTCTTCCTTTTCGCTATTTAAAACATGCGATTCAAATTCTCAGAGGGAAATATGATAAAGATCAAAGCGAAGGAGATATAAACCATTACCAAGCACTTTCTACGGCATTAGCAGCAACTGTTGGGATGGGAAATATCAGTGGTGTGGCTGTAGCTATAACCATGGGAGGTCCTGGTGCTATATTTTGGATGTGGGTGAGTGCGTTTGTAGGAATGGCTACTAAATTTTTCACTTGTACTTTAGCTGTTATGTACAGAGGGAAAGATTCACTGGGACACTTACAGGGTGGTCCAATGTATGTGATTCGTGAAGGATTGGGTAAAAAATGGCAGCCATTGGCTATTTTATTTTGTGTGGCAGGTATGTTTGGAACCATTCCAAGTTTCCAGTCCAATCAATTAACAGCTGCAATCGGAGAGGGGCTGTTATTACCTATGGGAATTGAACTCACATTTGCTATAAAATTAACCATTGGATTCATTTTAGCTATTATAGTGGCTATGGTGATTTTGGGTGGAATTAAAAGAATAGGAACTGTAGCTGGAAGAATGGTTCCAATGATGGTTGGGATTTATGTAGTAGCTGTAATTGCTATATTGGTTTTGAATTATGAATTAGTACCCCAATATTTAAAACTGATTTTTGTAGATGCTTTTACTGCCAATTCAGTATTAGGTGGAGCTGTAGGAGCCATAGTGGTGGCAGGAGCAAGAAGAGCTGCTTTTTCTAATGAAGCAGGAATCGGGACAGCACCCATGGCACATGGAGCAGCTAAAACCAATGAACCTGTTCGTGAAGGTTTGGTCGCCATGATGGGGCCTGCTATTGATACTATTATCGTTTGTACCATGACGGCTTTAGCTATCTTAATTACTGGAATTTGGCAAGATCATACGGAAGGCATAAGTGGAGTAACCTTAACTATCAAGGCTTTTGATGATTCCCTTTGGGGAGGTAGGTATTTATTGGTTTTAGCTTTATTTATATTTGCTATAACTTCTCTTTTTAGCTATTCCTATTACGGAGGAAAATGCTTTTCCTATTTGTTTGGAGCCCAGCATGTCCGGTGGTACCAGTATTTTTACATCGGAATGGTAATCTGGGGTTCTGTGGCTTCTCTGGGCGCTGTAATCGGTTTGATTGATGGAATGTACGCCTTGATGGCATTCCCTACTATGATTTCGGCATTTATACTGGCACCTAAAGTGATGAAAGCAGCAAAGGTTTATTTTGCTAAGGATGATTTGTGA
- a CDS encoding polysaccharide pyruvyl transferase family protein: MSTCSICGSKNIKVFKHITRDDFSLSFKKCKVCNHIEQIPEKETDIYTSGEFSEKFRDSAIPSAMKIKELDKRALKRFDFYKEYFPETMNSALEIGSSIGSFLHILKLNGAEVEGVEPDKTFADFSQHQYGFSQHGVMLEDYQTSQKFDFICSFHVIEHVPDPHDFLKRLKNVANEGATILHEFPSMEIFSWGDLKRTYWEPHLQYFNAASVYQLFSQYFKVEKIGYYGAALFVVAKNEKSEFNKTAFNKYKRKAALVKNLIKITPSLKVKKNIDLKEFGFRLFTEKNDYIQKASYFGKYALKELNYVRKEKNKGGKKLFQHLTYFRGWENAGDTVLSKTVRDTFNQKESIQWQLNKVTEDVTEKSIEHYNRTEHIIIGGGGLFLPDTNKNDKSGWQWPISLDLLEKISVPISLFAVGYNYFPGQKPNDLFINNLNAIVRKAKFIGLRNSGSIEAVKNLIDVDLKDKIVFQPCTTTIIRQLNPKLPNKKKSKNIAINMAFDRYEKRFGANIYEVLDQVALALKKLEKMGYKIQLTGHLQEDNKFRILLDKHKVSYQSHVLQFMTPNEVYQFYNEMEIVMGMRGHAQMIPFGLNCKIITLSTHNKMKFFMDDLGTPELSVDLKVDFSSIKDRIINSVDLLVKKEDYYSDLFYQKQLNFYSITQTNIEQILKK; the protein is encoded by the coding sequence ATGAGTACTTGTAGCATTTGCGGAAGCAAAAACATCAAGGTTTTCAAGCATATTACCAGAGATGATTTTTCACTTTCCTTTAAGAAATGTAAAGTATGTAATCACATCGAGCAGATTCCTGAAAAAGAAACTGATATATATACGAGTGGTGAATTTTCTGAAAAATTTAGAGATAGCGCCATACCTTCTGCAATGAAAATCAAGGAGCTTGATAAAAGAGCCCTCAAAAGATTTGATTTCTACAAAGAGTACTTTCCTGAAACAATGAATTCAGCTCTTGAGATTGGCAGCTCAATTGGTTCATTTTTACATATTTTGAAATTAAATGGAGCCGAGGTTGAAGGGGTGGAACCAGATAAAACTTTTGCAGATTTTTCCCAACATCAATATGGATTCTCTCAACATGGAGTCATGCTGGAAGACTATCAAACTTCTCAAAAGTTTGATTTCATTTGTTCATTCCATGTAATTGAACATGTGCCCGATCCGCATGATTTTTTGAAACGACTGAAAAATGTAGCGAATGAAGGAGCCACCATTTTACATGAATTTCCATCAATGGAAATTTTTTCCTGGGGCGATTTAAAAAGAACTTATTGGGAACCACACTTACAATATTTTAATGCAGCCAGTGTTTATCAATTATTTTCACAATATTTCAAAGTGGAAAAAATTGGGTATTATGGTGCTGCCCTTTTTGTAGTAGCTAAAAATGAGAAATCCGAATTCAATAAAACTGCCTTTAATAAGTATAAAAGAAAAGCAGCATTAGTTAAAAATTTAATTAAAATCACCCCTTCCTTAAAAGTTAAGAAAAATATAGACCTAAAAGAGTTTGGATTTCGACTGTTTACAGAAAAAAACGATTATATTCAAAAAGCTAGCTATTTTGGAAAGTATGCTTTAAAAGAATTAAATTACGTAAGAAAAGAAAAGAATAAGGGTGGGAAAAAGTTATTTCAGCATTTAACCTACTTTAGAGGCTGGGAAAATGCCGGAGATACTGTTCTATCTAAAACTGTAAGAGATACTTTTAATCAAAAAGAATCTATTCAATGGCAATTAAACAAAGTAACAGAAGATGTTACTGAAAAAAGCATTGAACATTATAATAGAACTGAACATATAATCATTGGAGGTGGTGGCTTATTTCTACCTGATACCAATAAAAATGATAAAAGTGGTTGGCAATGGCCTATTAGCCTTGATTTACTTGAAAAGATTTCAGTCCCAATCTCCTTATTTGCAGTCGGTTATAATTATTTCCCAGGACAAAAACCAAATGACTTATTTATCAATAATTTAAATGCCATTGTTAGGAAAGCTAAATTTATAGGACTTCGAAATTCAGGTAGCATTGAAGCTGTTAAAAATTTAATAGATGTTGATTTAAAAGATAAAATAGTGTTTCAGCCCTGTACCACCACTATTATCAGGCAACTTAACCCAAAGCTTCCTAATAAAAAGAAATCGAAAAATATTGCAATAAATATGGCTTTCGATAGATATGAAAAAAGGTTTGGTGCAAATATTTATGAAGTGTTGGATCAAGTTGCACTTGCCTTAAAGAAGTTAGAAAAAATGGGCTATAAAATTCAACTTACAGGCCATTTGCAAGAAGATAATAAATTCCGGATTTTATTAGATAAGCATAAAGTCTCTTACCAATCGCATGTACTTCAGTTTATGACTCCTAATGAAGTGTATCAATTTTATAATGAAATGGAGATCGTGATGGGTATGAGAGGCCATGCTCAAATGATACCATTTGGTTTAAATTGTAAAATCATTACACTTTCTACCCATAACAAAATGAAGTTTTTCATGGATGACCTCGGAACACCTGAATTATCGGTTGATCTTAAAGTAGATTTTTCAAGTATAAAAGATAGAATCATAAATTCTGTTGATTTATTAGTAAAAAAAGAGGACTACTATTCAGATCTCTTTTATCAAAAACAACTTAATTTCTATTCAATCACACAAACCAATATAGAACAGATACTGAAAAAGTAA
- a CDS encoding YfhO family protein: MNFKNITPHIVAVVLFILINLIMYWPILMENKGLNQNDILQGAGANQEIIDYRAETGEEALWTNSMFSGMPAYLINVQWSGELTYYIYKAVSLWLPSPASHTFVAMLSFYILLMVFRVNPYLAIGGGIAYGLNTFFLISVEAGHIWKVAAISLMPAVLGGIILAFKKQYLWAFILTSLAMAMEIRSNHLQITYYLLLIVLVFGLFQLISAFRNKTLPDFFKAIGVLILAVLLGVSTNIGKVWTAYEYGQYSIRGPAELTSNTESSGGLDRDYAFAWSNGIWEPFTFLIPNFYGGASQEELSMSSDLAEGLKQRGVGSGQVRSIVKNVPTYWGDQPFTSGPYYMGAIVIFLFILGIILVKGPEKWWLITASILGIVLSWGKNFELFNYFMFDYFPGYNKFRSVSMTVAIPFLTMPLLGFLGVKKLIESDWKDSKKKLITAISITAGLCLVLVITSYIMQFRGAVDAQLADQGWPVDLIREQRASMFRTDAFRSFFFIILGGGILYFWKAGKLKQNLAIGLFIAALLIDFIPLGKRYLNDENFQKNVKRNFFQKTEAHQRILQDDGHYRVLNLNNPFNEAKTSYYHSSIGGYHGAKMRRYQDLINLHIQQEMNALIEKLRSGSTDLSEFGVLNMLNTKYIKFGNQAGQVIQNNNSFGNAWFVENIQPVKNPDEEIETLGQINPNETAVINQTRFDIPQGDLSEGNINLKSYAPNELVYQSDNTQSGLALFSEIYYPKGWKAYIDGKEAEILQANYVLRALEIPAGQHEIRFEFKPAAYYTGNTIMMISSIILIIVVIGGIVYSFISKPDGQ, encoded by the coding sequence ATGAACTTTAAAAATATAACTCCTCATATAGTTGCTGTAGTCTTATTTATACTCATCAATTTAATTATGTATTGGCCCATTTTGATGGAAAACAAAGGGCTCAATCAGAATGATATTTTGCAAGGTGCAGGTGCTAATCAAGAAATAATTGATTATAGAGCTGAGACAGGTGAAGAAGCCTTATGGACCAATAGTATGTTTAGTGGAATGCCTGCCTATTTAATAAATGTTCAATGGTCAGGTGAATTAACTTATTATATTTATAAAGCTGTCAGCTTATGGTTACCAAGTCCGGCTAGCCATACATTCGTGGCCATGTTAAGTTTTTATATCCTCCTAATGGTCTTCAGAGTCAATCCTTATTTGGCAATTGGAGGAGGAATAGCCTATGGTTTAAATACATTTTTCTTGATTTCAGTTGAAGCAGGACATATTTGGAAGGTGGCTGCCATTAGTTTGATGCCTGCTGTTTTAGGTGGAATAATTTTAGCCTTTAAAAAACAATATTTATGGGCTTTTATACTCACTTCCCTAGCAATGGCGATGGAAATTCGTTCCAATCATTTACAAATCACTTACTACTTATTATTAATCGTATTGGTTTTCGGGCTTTTTCAATTAATCAGTGCTTTTAGAAATAAAACACTCCCTGATTTCTTTAAAGCTATTGGCGTATTGATTTTAGCTGTATTACTAGGTGTTAGTACCAATATCGGAAAGGTTTGGACGGCTTATGAATATGGTCAATATTCTATAAGAGGGCCAGCTGAATTAACTTCAAATACAGAATCATCTGGTGGTTTGGACAGGGATTATGCCTTTGCTTGGAGTAATGGTATTTGGGAACCTTTCACTTTTCTAATCCCTAATTTTTATGGAGGGGCTAGCCAAGAAGAACTTTCCATGAGCTCTGATTTAGCAGAAGGATTAAAACAAAGAGGTGTAGGAAGCGGACAAGTTAGATCAATAGTCAAAAATGTTCCTACTTATTGGGGAGATCAGCCATTTACTAGTGGCCCTTATTATATGGGTGCTATCGTTATTTTTCTATTTATTTTGGGAATAATTCTTGTTAAAGGGCCTGAAAAATGGTGGTTAATTACTGCCTCCATTTTAGGTATTGTTTTATCCTGGGGTAAAAACTTTGAATTATTTAATTACTTTATGTTCGATTATTTCCCGGGCTACAATAAATTCAGATCTGTTTCCATGACAGTTGCCATTCCTTTCCTAACAATGCCATTATTAGGGTTCTTAGGTGTTAAAAAATTGATTGAATCGGATTGGAAGGATAGCAAAAAGAAACTAATAACTGCAATAAGCATAACTGCTGGTCTTTGTTTAGTATTAGTAATAACATCTTATATAATGCAATTTAGAGGAGCTGTGGATGCTCAATTGGCAGATCAGGGATGGCCAGTAGATCTGATCCGTGAACAGCGTGCTTCTATGTTCAGGACAGATGCTTTTCGTTCCTTCTTCTTTATTATTTTAGGTGGAGGTATTCTTTACTTCTGGAAAGCTGGAAAGCTAAAACAAAATTTAGCAATCGGATTATTTATTGCTGCCTTATTAATTGATTTTATTCCATTAGGCAAACGTTATTTGAATGATGAAAATTTCCAGAAAAATGTTAAAAGAAATTTCTTTCAAAAAACTGAAGCTCATCAAAGAATTTTACAGGATGATGGACATTACAGAGTTTTAAACCTGAATAACCCATTCAATGAGGCTAAAACATCTTACTATCATTCCAGTATTGGAGGCTACCATGGTGCAAAAATGAGACGCTACCAGGATTTAATCAACCTTCACATTCAACAAGAAATGAATGCTTTAATTGAAAAATTAAGAAGTGGAAGCACAGATTTAAGTGAGTTTGGAGTATTGAACATGCTTAATACCAAGTATATAAAGTTTGGAAATCAAGCTGGACAAGTCATTCAAAACAATAATAGCTTTGGAAATGCTTGGTTTGTAGAAAATATACAACCAGTGAAAAATCCTGATGAAGAAATTGAAACTTTAGGACAAATCAATCCGAATGAAACAGCTGTTATCAATCAAACTCGATTTGATATTCCTCAAGGTGATTTATCAGAAGGAAATATCAACCTGAAAAGCTATGCTCCTAATGAATTGGTATATCAATCTGATAATACCCAATCAGGTTTGGCCTTATTTTCAGAAATCTACTATCCAAAAGGCTGGAAAGCTTATATAGATGGAAAAGAAGCTGAAATTTTACAGGCAAACTATGTACTGAGAGCATTAGAAATTCCTGCAGGCCAGCACGAAATCCGTTTTGAATTTAAACCAGCAGCTTATTATACTGGAAATACCATAATGATGATAAGTTCAATTATTTTGATTATAGTAGTCATCGGAGGAATTGTTTATTCATTTATTTCTAAACCTGACGGTCAATGA
- a CDS encoding PQQ-dependent sugar dehydrogenase, producing MKHLKLIFPIIVMAIIVACGGKTEEKKTETEAKTQTSDSTKIARDSLLSTLNLPEGFEISIYAEVENARSMALSESGTLFVGNRAADKVYAVKDSDGDGTADKKYILADSLNMPNGVAFKDGDLYVAEVNRILKFSDIENNLENPEYEVVYDEYPTDKHHGWKYIAFGPDGKLYVPVGAPCNICNNPDKPIYASITRMNPDGTDMEIYAEGIRNTVGFTWHPETQDLYFTDNGRDMMGDDVPPCELNVATEKGQHFGYPFCHGGDIPDPEFGDLRDCDEFKKPYRKLGPHVAPLGIKFYTADLFPSKYKNQIFIAEHGSWNRSKKIGYRIQMVSNTTDGKPSYDTFIDGWLNDEEQDAWGRPVDVILNAKGEMLISDDLAGLIYKVTYKG from the coding sequence ATGAAACACTTAAAATTAATATTTCCCATTATTGTCATGGCAATAATCGTTGCCTGTGGTGGTAAAACTGAGGAAAAGAAAACTGAAACGGAAGCAAAAACTCAAACTTCTGATTCAACTAAAATTGCTAGAGACAGCCTACTTTCCACTTTAAATCTTCCCGAAGGATTTGAAATTTCTATTTATGCAGAAGTAGAAAATGCCCGTTCAATGGCATTATCCGAAAGCGGAACTTTATTTGTTGGAAACAGAGCTGCGGATAAAGTTTATGCCGTGAAAGATTCAGATGGTGACGGCACAGCAGATAAAAAATATATTTTAGCTGACAGCCTGAATATGCCAAATGGAGTCGCTTTTAAAGACGGTGACTTATATGTTGCTGAGGTTAACCGTATCTTAAAGTTTTCTGATATTGAAAATAATTTAGAGAATCCTGAATATGAAGTGGTTTATGACGAATACCCAACTGATAAGCACCATGGATGGAAATATATTGCTTTTGGTCCTGATGGAAAATTATATGTACCGGTTGGAGCTCCTTGTAATATTTGTAATAATCCTGACAAGCCCATTTATGCAAGTATTACTCGCATGAATCCTGATGGAACTGATATGGAAATTTATGCTGAAGGAATCAGAAACACAGTGGGGTTCACTTGGCATCCAGAAACTCAGGATTTATACTTCACTGATAATGGAAGAGATATGATGGGCGATGATGTTCCTCCTTGTGAGTTAAATGTAGCCACTGAAAAAGGACAGCATTTTGGATATCCATTTTGCCATGGAGGAGATATTCCCGACCCTGAATTTGGTGATTTAAGAGATTGCGATGAATTCAAAAAGCCATATAGAAAGCTTGGTCCGCATGTTGCACCTTTAGGTATCAAATTCTATACTGCTGATTTATTTCCTTCAAAATATAAAAATCAAATATTTATAGCTGAGCATGGAAGTTGGAATCGCTCTAAGAAAATTGGTTATAGAATACAAATGGTTAGTAATACAACCGATGGAAAACCATCTTATGACACGTTCATTGACGGCTGGTTAAACGATGAGGAACAAGATGCTTGGGGAAGACCTGTAGATGTAATTTTAAATGCTAAAGGTGAAATGCTAATCTCTGATGATTTAGCCGGATTAATTTATAAGGTAACTTATAAAGGATAG
- a CDS encoding N-acetylneuraminate synthase family protein has translation MNKGFNFKYKAPKTVAEIGCNHKGNFEIAKELIDLAKECKADYAKFQKRNNKELLSKDQYEAPHPNPANSYGETYGAHREYLEFSVEQHAELKKYCEKIGVGYATSVWDVTSAKEIISLKPDYIKVPSACNNYFDLLKVLRDEYKGQVHISFGMTNHKEEEEIVSFFEETDQAKNRLVIYDCTSGYPVPFEDICMLEINRIYETFGDRVAEIGFSGHHLGIAVDIAAYTLGGMWIERHFTKDRTWKGTDHAASLEPTGMKKLVRDLHAAYKSLTYKPTEILPIEEVQRNKLKFRN, from the coding sequence ATGAACAAAGGATTTAATTTTAAATATAAAGCGCCTAAAACTGTTGCGGAAATAGGCTGCAATCATAAAGGCAACTTTGAAATTGCAAAAGAATTGATTGATTTGGCTAAAGAATGCAAAGCTGATTACGCCAAATTTCAAAAAAGAAACAATAAAGAATTATTATCTAAAGATCAATATGAAGCACCACACCCTAATCCAGCCAATTCTTATGGCGAAACTTATGGTGCCCATAGAGAATATTTAGAGTTTTCCGTTGAGCAGCATGCTGAACTGAAAAAATACTGTGAGAAAATTGGTGTCGGGTATGCTACTTCAGTTTGGGATGTTACATCAGCAAAAGAAATTATTTCCTTAAAGCCAGATTACATTAAGGTACCTTCAGCATGTAATAATTATTTTGATTTATTAAAAGTATTAAGGGATGAATACAAAGGTCAAGTGCACATATCCTTTGGGATGACAAATCATAAAGAGGAAGAAGAAATAGTGTCTTTCTTTGAAGAAACTGATCAGGCAAAAAACCGATTAGTCATTTATGATTGCACCTCAGGTTATCCTGTTCCTTTTGAGGATATATGCATGCTGGAAATCAATAGAATTTATGAAACATTTGGGGATAGAGTTGCTGAAATAGGATTTTCAGGACATCATTTAGGTATTGCAGTTGATATTGCAGCCTATACTTTAGGGGGTATGTGGATTGAAAGACATTTTACAAAAGATAGAACCTGGAAAGGGACAGATCATGCGGCTTCACTTGAACCTACAGGAATGAAAAAATTAGTGAGAGATTTACATGCTGCATATAAATCATTGACCTATAAACCAACTGAGATTCTACCAATAGAAGAAGTTCAACGCAATAAATTAAAATTTAGGAATTGA
- a CDS encoding acylneuraminate cytidylyltransferase, producing MKKIAFIPVRGGSKSIPLKNIKLLNGKPLVYYVTKALQESLLVDEVVIATDSEEIESVVNSFEFSKVNVYSRKKENAADQSSTESVMLEYIKEATLKNNDIFILVQATSPFTSSTNFDEALKLYEKGDFDSLLTCARIKRFFWDENGQPINYDYTNRPRRQDFEGNLIENGAFYINSVGNIIKNKNRLSGKIGIYEMPEYTQLELDEPWDWQIAEELILKYGNISQKDKSPIKLVLSDVDGVLTDAGMYYSENGDELKKFSTYDGKGFELLRNNGIKTGIMTAEDVSLNRKRAQKLKVDFQFHGIKDKISQLQSIIQETDIKAEEIAYIGDDINDEEVLKAVGLAACPANSVSKIKAIPNIIKLQKSGGNGAFREFVDEHILKQFI from the coding sequence TTGAAAAAAATAGCTTTTATACCGGTAAGAGGAGGAAGCAAATCAATTCCTTTAAAAAACATTAAATTACTTAATGGTAAACCCCTTGTTTATTACGTAACGAAGGCATTGCAGGAAAGCTTATTAGTAGATGAAGTGGTAATTGCTACAGATAGTGAAGAAATTGAATCCGTAGTGAACTCTTTCGAATTTTCTAAAGTAAATGTTTATAGTAGAAAAAAAGAAAATGCAGCTGATCAATCTTCTACTGAAAGTGTAATGTTGGAGTATATTAAGGAAGCCACGCTTAAAAATAATGACATATTTATTCTGGTACAGGCCACTTCTCCTTTTACTAGTTCAACAAATTTTGATGAGGCCCTGAAATTATATGAAAAAGGTGATTTCGACTCCTTACTGACTTGCGCGAGAATAAAAAGATTTTTTTGGGATGAAAATGGACAGCCTATTAATTATGATTACACAAATCGTCCGAGAAGGCAGGATTTTGAAGGAAATTTAATTGAAAATGGTGCTTTTTATATCAATTCTGTTGGGAACATAATTAAAAATAAAAATCGACTTTCAGGTAAAATAGGTATTTATGAAATGCCTGAATATACCCAATTGGAATTGGATGAACCCTGGGATTGGCAAATTGCTGAAGAGCTTATCTTGAAATATGGCAATATATCTCAAAAGGATAAAAGCCCTATTAAGCTGGTTTTGTCAGATGTAGATGGGGTGCTTACCGATGCAGGAATGTATTATTCTGAAAATGGAGATGAACTAAAGAAATTTTCTACTTATGATGGAAAGGGTTTTGAACTTCTTAGAAACAATGGAATAAAAACAGGTATCATGACAGCCGAAGATGTTTCCTTGAATAGAAAAAGAGCTCAGAAACTTAAAGTAGACTTTCAATTCCATGGTATAAAAGATAAAATTTCTCAATTACAATCAATTATTCAAGAAACAGATATTAAAGCAGAGGAAATAGCCTACATTGGTGATGACATCAATGATGAGGAAGTATTAAAAGCAGTAGGATTAGCAGCATGTCCTGCAAATTCCGTCTCAAAGATAAAGGCTATTCCTAATATAATTAAACTCCAAAAATCTGGCGGAAACGGTGCATTCCGTGAATTCGTGGATGAACATATTTTAAAGCAATTCATATGA